From the Halorhabdus utahensis DSM 12940 genome, one window contains:
- a CDS encoding winged helix-turn-helix domain-containing protein, which produces MASVELLRTLGNKYSAEILDATDEPKSAQDLSDELDIPIATCYRRIDELTEHDLLELHDNVLSDDRRRIKVYRRNVDSIQVGFDDSLMVDVQERSEVTNKLDEAWRTLSES; this is translated from the coding sequence ATGGCATCGGTCGAGTTACTGCGGACCCTCGGGAACAAGTACAGCGCCGAGATACTGGACGCGACCGACGAGCCGAAGTCCGCACAGGATCTGAGCGACGAACTCGACATCCCGATCGCGACCTGTTATCGGCGCATCGACGAGCTCACCGAGCACGATCTGCTGGAGCTTCACGACAACGTGTTGTCCGACGACCGCCGTCGTATCAAGGTCTATCGGCGAAACGTCGACTCGATCCAGGTCGGGTTCGACGACTCCCTGATGGTCGACGTCCAGGAGCGCTCGGAAGTGACGAACAAACTCGACGAGGCGTGGCGGACGCTCTCGGAATCCTAG
- a CDS encoding chemotaxis protein CheW has protein sequence MTDTIGQVLEFELGSETYCVSIDHVTEIVDIGEVTSVPNSPRHVRGVMDLRGRTTSIVDPKIVFGINEDGAERRIIVFDPEIIADQEAAGWLVDEVHQVRQIDEGDVDDSPGGADSASIKGVVKRDEGFVIWVDPVAVHAE, from the coding sequence ATGACAGACACGATCGGCCAGGTACTCGAGTTCGAGCTCGGATCGGAAACGTACTGCGTGAGTATCGACCACGTCACCGAGATCGTCGACATCGGCGAGGTCACCAGCGTCCCGAACTCACCACGACACGTCCGGGGGGTCATGGACCTTCGGGGACGCACAACCTCGATCGTCGACCCCAAAATAGTGTTCGGGATCAACGAGGACGGAGCGGAACGACGGATCATCGTCTTCGATCCCGAAATTATCGCCGACCAGGAGGCGGCAGGATGGCTCGTCGACGAGGTCCACCAGGTCAGACAGATCGACGAGGGCGATGTCGACGACTCACCCGGCGGCGCGGACTCGGCGTCGATCAAGGGCGTCGTCAAACGGGACGAGGGGTTCGTCATCTGGGTGGACCCGGTAGCCGTCCACGCCGAGTAA
- a CDS encoding CheF family chemotaxis protein: MSESVIADFVASFNSERSARAEPVKGRVLLSQKRLVLAADDSKTTIPLSSIFDVAVGHVPPDLGDFFDSTVTVAFEKGNDRFVAVVEADDDTIEKFSTVLFKALLNGTDTTVQHPAEIGGRVTDSEYVPAKLFLDPKGVKFKRQGDTVTVSLAAVTKFERSTREIAGSERAVLSVRHMPDGQAMTTVAAIPSARKLSLLGRYLRLEYSDLMAELKDIELADPEIELLVAVYSTGDMDGIPLANVLDREASEVTMLVNDLSEKDLLTTGEAGPTLTPKGRVVVNRHLEDVNE, from the coding sequence ATGTCGGAATCAGTCATCGCGGATTTCGTCGCCTCGTTCAATTCCGAGCGCTCGGCTCGCGCCGAGCCCGTCAAGGGGCGGGTGCTCCTCAGCCAGAAGCGGCTGGTGCTCGCGGCGGACGACTCGAAGACGACGATTCCGCTCTCGTCGATTTTCGACGTCGCAGTCGGGCATGTCCCCCCCGATCTCGGTGACTTTTTCGATTCGACGGTGACAGTGGCCTTCGAAAAGGGAAACGACCGCTTCGTCGCCGTGGTCGAGGCCGACGACGACACGATCGAGAAGTTCTCGACGGTGCTGTTCAAGGCCCTGCTCAACGGGACCGACACGACGGTCCAGCACCCCGCAGAGATCGGTGGCCGGGTGACCGATTCCGAGTACGTCCCCGCGAAGCTGTTCCTCGATCCGAAAGGCGTGAAGTTCAAACGACAGGGTGACACCGTCACGGTGTCGCTCGCAGCAGTCACGAAGTTCGAGCGTTCGACCAGGGAGATCGCTGGCTCGGAACGTGCCGTCCTGTCCGTACGACATATGCCGGATGGCCAGGCGATGACGACCGTGGCAGCGATCCCCTCCGCCCGGAAGCTCAGTCTCCTGGGCCGGTACCTTCGGCTGGAGTACTCCGATCTCATGGCCGAACTCAAGGACATCGAGCTCGCGGACCCGGAGATCGAACTCCTGGTTGCGGTGTACTCGACCGGCGATATGGACGGGATCCCGCTCGCGAACGTCCTAGACCGCGAGGCCAGCGAAGTGACGATGCTCGTCAACGACCTCTCGGAGAAGGACCTGCTCACGACCGGAGAGGCGGGACCGACGCTCACGCCGAAAGGCCGGGTCGTGGTCAATCGCCACCTCGAAGACGTCAACGAATGA
- a CDS encoding archaellin/type IV pilin N-terminal domain-containing protein, producing the protein MFERTNDKPNERAQVGIGTLIVFIAMVLVAAIAAGVLINTAGFLQSSAEESGEQAAEQVTNRLVEVNTVGTVNNGQVEAVDITARLAPGSNDVDLEGVTMQWVQAGGSSNLVADGSGDEGNADGVFTFSELRDNDGSVGTDNTLNNRVDRAIISIDLTQTDVSSSMAGGETATLTISTQSGGETTITLVVPDSLTEKSSVNL; encoded by the coding sequence ATGTTCGAACGAACCAACGACAAACCGAACGAGCGAGCCCAGGTCGGGATCGGCACACTCATCGTGTTCATTGCGATGGTGCTGGTCGCCGCGATCGCCGCGGGCGTGCTGATTAACACGGCCGGGTTCCTGCAGAGTAGTGCCGAAGAAAGTGGTGAACAGGCAGCCGAGCAGGTCACGAATCGCCTGGTCGAAGTCAACACCGTCGGAACGGTAAACAATGGCCAGGTCGAGGCCGTTGATATCACCGCTCGTCTGGCACCCGGGTCAAACGACGTCGATCTCGAGGGCGTGACGATGCAATGGGTCCAGGCCGGCGGGAGTTCCAATTTAGTGGCAGACGGTAGTGGCGACGAAGGCAATGCGGATGGTGTCTTTACCTTCTCAGAGCTGCGGGACAATGACGGCTCCGTCGGCACCGACAACACGTTGAACAACCGCGTCGACCGAGCGATCATCAGCATCGACCTGACACAGACAGACGTCAGCAGCTCCATGGCAGGTGGCGAGACCGCCACGCTGACGATCAGTACGCAGTCCGGTGGCGAGACCACCATCACGCTGGTCGTGCCGGACTCCCTGACTGAGAAGTCCTCGGTCAACCTCTAA
- a CDS encoding CheF family chemotaxis protein, with protein MSEGERKLADSRGKFVQVVENGRKLNDVEWLPGRILLSNKRLVLASNEGKKTVSLAEIRSVKTRKNVNEAIANVSGYVSVQTGRDVLLLSPSDVDEFASEIYSARLDQQVVLAKHPAVKGGVVQDAPWEKARIKVGEESVELAISSGQFVEIELSDVGTIDETERTVLEKQRSVLEVEHAIDGTSVKTYLSGSASDCSILASLLRSGDQHVESDLELSDAEREVLMALYSGVSPFEIPDFVGLDIAEVEDIFDQLAEQGVVKQKRTRREVGLKPRGRSIASEVIADQ; from the coding sequence ATGAGCGAGGGTGAACGCAAACTCGCCGACAGCCGGGGCAAATTCGTCCAGGTAGTCGAGAATGGCCGCAAACTCAACGACGTCGAGTGGCTCCCGGGCCGGATTCTGCTCTCGAACAAGCGTCTGGTACTGGCGAGCAACGAGGGCAAGAAAACGGTCTCTCTCGCGGAGATCCGGAGCGTCAAGACCCGGAAAAACGTCAATGAGGCGATCGCCAACGTTTCGGGATACGTCTCGGTTCAGACTGGCCGGGACGTGCTGTTGCTCTCTCCGTCCGACGTGGACGAGTTCGCGTCAGAGATCTACAGCGCCCGCCTGGATCAACAGGTCGTCCTCGCGAAACACCCCGCGGTCAAGGGTGGCGTCGTCCAGGACGCCCCCTGGGAGAAAGCGCGGATCAAAGTCGGCGAGGAATCCGTCGAACTTGCGATCTCGAGCGGGCAGTTCGTCGAGATCGAACTCAGCGACGTCGGCACCATCGACGAGACCGAACGTACCGTTCTGGAGAAACAGCGGAGCGTCCTCGAAGTCGAACATGCCATCGACGGGACGAGCGTCAAAACCTATCTGTCAGGGTCGGCGAGTGACTGCTCGATCCTCGCGTCGTTGCTTCGCTCCGGGGACCAACACGTCGAGTCCGACCTCGAGTTGAGCGACGCGGAACGCGAAGTGTTGATGGCGCTCTATTCGGGTGTTTCTCCGTTCGAGATCCCCGATTTTGTGGGTCTGGATATCGCGGAGGTCGAGGATATCTTCGATCAACTCGCCGAACAGGGCGTGGTGAAACAGAAGCGAACCCGACGGGAGGTCGGACTCAAACCCAGGGGTCGATCGATCGCGAGCGAAGTCATCGCGGATCAGTGA
- a CDS encoding DUF7521 family protein, translated as MQIFSRNDLIRVLGNSQAVPVLELLYAVLTLVFVVAGLTMVGMAVRAYAQTSRRAMLHLSLGFALAVAGAAATMISAFVTDFDGARGLLLVNSGLTTFGYLFVMYSLVTYEA; from the coding sequence ATGCAGATATTTTCGAGGAATGATTTAATACGGGTGCTCGGAAACTCTCAGGCAGTGCCAGTACTTGAACTCCTCTATGCGGTTTTGACCCTCGTCTTCGTAGTCGCGGGACTCACGATGGTCGGTATGGCAGTCCGTGCGTACGCACAAACGTCACGACGGGCGATGTTACACCTCTCGCTCGGGTTCGCGCTGGCGGTGGCCGGCGCAGCGGCCACGATGATCAGTGCGTTCGTGACTGACTTCGACGGTGCGCGCGGATTGTTGCTCGTCAACAGCGGGTTGACGACGTTTGGCTACCTGTTCGTGATGTACAGTCTCGTCACCTACGAAGCGTGA
- a CDS encoding protein-glutamate methylesterase/protein-glutamine glutaminase: MSSRSSPRAVVADDSHFMRSVISDILEEGGIEVVTTARDGRAAITAVREHEPDVVTMDVEMPEMNGIEAAERIMAERPTPILMLSAHTDENADVTFEALEKGAVDFFTKPGGEVSMEMSRLKEQLVDMVLSVAEVDVTTDAGRSEPASASEPTIKPGSVVENPTLVIGSSTGGPTVVEQILSELPAAADLRILVVQHMPTDFTGRFATRLNKRSEYTVREAGDGDRIGGGEALVAAGGRHMEVSNYRSGRLRVALTDDDPVNSVRPSVDVTMESAAAVIDDPLVGVILTGMGTDGAAGIRAIKAAGGTTLAQDEASSAVYGMPKRAVETGQVDAICPLDTLSDRILDAINAEVH, from the coding sequence ATGTCATCACGATCATCGCCCCGGGCCGTCGTCGCCGACGACTCTCACTTCATGCGGAGCGTCATTTCCGACATCCTCGAAGAGGGCGGCATCGAGGTTGTCACGACGGCGAGAGACGGCCGTGCGGCGATCACTGCCGTTCGGGAGCACGAACCGGACGTCGTGACGATGGACGTCGAGATGCCGGAGATGAACGGCATCGAGGCGGCCGAGCGGATCATGGCCGAGCGCCCGACGCCGATCCTGATGCTCAGTGCCCACACTGACGAAAACGCGGACGTCACGTTCGAGGCCTTAGAGAAGGGCGCTGTCGACTTTTTCACCAAACCCGGCGGCGAAGTGTCGATGGAGATGTCGCGACTGAAAGAACAGCTCGTCGATATGGTGCTCTCGGTCGCCGAGGTCGACGTGACGACCGACGCCGGGCGGAGTGAGCCGGCGAGCGCTTCCGAACCGACGATCAAACCGGGGAGCGTCGTCGAGAACCCGACGCTTGTCATCGGCTCCTCGACGGGTGGACCGACAGTCGTCGAGCAGATTCTCTCGGAGCTGCCGGCCGCGGCGGATCTGCGGATCCTCGTCGTCCAGCATATGCCAACGGACTTCACCGGCCGCTTCGCCACGCGCCTGAACAAACGAAGCGAATACACCGTTCGGGAGGCTGGCGACGGCGACCGGATCGGTGGCGGCGAAGCACTGGTCGCTGCTGGCGGCCGACACATGGAGGTCTCGAACTACCGGAGTGGTCGGCTTCGCGTGGCCCTGACTGATGACGACCCCGTCAACAGCGTCCGTCCGTCAGTCGACGTGACCATGGAGAGCGCTGCGGCGGTCATCGACGACCCGCTGGTCGGTGTCATTCTCACCGGCATGGGAACTGACGGTGCCGCTGGGATTCGGGCGATCAAGGCTGCGGGTGGGACGACCCTCGCACAGGACGAAGCGTCCTCGGCCGTCTACGGCATGCCGAAGCGGGCCGTCGAGACCGGACAGGTCGACGCCATCTGTCCACTCGATACCCTCTCGGACCGGATTCTCGACGCGATCAACGCGGAGGTGCACTAA
- the cheA gene encoding chemotaxis protein CheA, with product MDEQYLDAFIRESEEAITELNNSLLELESDPSDQAAMDSIFRTAHTLKGNFGAMGFDDASDLAHAIEDLLDAIRQGDMDVTPEIMDLVFAGVDDIEAIVTEIEANGEPSADTADRVEDIRAVMEDGPDAAGAASDDGRSSGSDGDVDAGAEGDTSASGPSIDVEPILDRVDVPEPESGTVTLADVDIGGGDMQGVDAMLALDAIEDALDVVATDPSTDEIENGVFDETFAVFAAADESTVRAAVDDVGPVESATVQDVSEAVAAADTADETGATDDAGTSASTSSSASETAVDEIKSVRVDVDQLDDLHGLVEQLVTSRIKLRRAAEQNNVDSTGETLNELDKITASLQNTVMDMRLIPLGKVVGKFPRLVRDLSRDLGKEIDFSIEGEDIELDRTILTEISDPLMHILRNAVDHGIEPPAERERKGKSREGSIELRARRERDHVVISVEDDGAGLDVEAIREQARKQGIRSADELDRMDDSAIYDLTFHPGFSTAEEVTGTSGRGVGMDVVHETVSQLDGSVNVESEPDEGTTVSLRLPVTMAIVKVLFIQVGDEQYGIPIKNVDEITDAGEAREINGNEVIKHNDEIYPIIHLDEAFDVPGERTNGDGMLIRVRESERKVALHCDEVNSQEEVVVKPLEGLLSGTPGLSGTAVIGDGNIVHILDVVTL from the coding sequence ATGGACGAACAATATCTCGACGCCTTCATTCGCGAGAGCGAGGAGGCAATCACGGAGTTGAACAACTCGTTACTCGAACTTGAATCGGACCCCAGCGATCAGGCGGCGATGGATTCGATCTTCCGAACAGCCCACACGCTGAAGGGGAACTTCGGCGCGATGGGATTCGACGACGCCAGCGACCTCGCCCACGCGATCGAGGACCTCCTCGATGCCATCCGCCAGGGCGACATGGACGTCACGCCGGAGATCATGGATCTCGTGTTCGCCGGTGTCGACGACATCGAAGCCATCGTCACCGAGATCGAAGCGAACGGTGAACCGTCCGCCGACACGGCCGACCGGGTCGAGGACATCCGTGCAGTCATGGAAGACGGTCCCGACGCCGCCGGTGCAGCGAGTGACGACGGTCGGTCGTCCGGTTCGGATGGTGACGTCGACGCCGGGGCCGAGGGCGACACCTCGGCATCCGGGCCTTCGATCGATGTCGAACCGATCCTCGATCGTGTGGACGTTCCCGAGCCGGAATCGGGCACTGTCACGCTTGCGGACGTCGACATCGGCGGCGGAGACATGCAGGGCGTCGACGCGATGCTGGCGCTGGACGCCATCGAGGACGCCCTCGACGTTGTGGCGACCGATCCATCCACAGACGAGATCGAGAACGGCGTGTTCGACGAAACGTTCGCCGTGTTCGCGGCCGCCGACGAATCGACAGTTCGGGCAGCGGTCGACGACGTCGGTCCCGTCGAATCCGCGACCGTACAGGACGTCTCGGAGGCAGTCGCGGCTGCAGACACGGCGGATGAGACGGGAGCCACGGACGACGCCGGTACCAGCGCGTCCACGTCGTCGAGTGCCTCCGAGACCGCTGTGGACGAGATCAAATCCGTCCGGGTCGACGTCGATCAGCTCGACGACTTACACGGCCTGGTCGAACAGCTTGTGACTAGCCGGATCAAACTTCGCCGGGCGGCCGAACAGAACAACGTCGATTCGACCGGCGAGACCCTCAACGAACTCGACAAGATCACGGCGAGCCTCCAGAACACCGTCATGGACATGCGGCTGATCCCGCTGGGGAAGGTCGTCGGGAAGTTCCCCCGTCTCGTGCGGGATCTCTCGCGGGACCTCGGCAAGGAGATCGACTTCTCGATCGAGGGCGAGGACATCGAACTCGATCGGACGATCCTGACCGAGATCTCCGATCCGTTGATGCACATCCTCCGGAACGCCGTGGATCATGGGATCGAACCGCCGGCGGAACGCGAGCGCAAGGGCAAGTCCCGGGAGGGTTCGATCGAGTTGCGTGCCCGCCGGGAGCGTGATCACGTCGTCATCTCCGTCGAAGACGACGGTGCGGGCTTGGACGTCGAGGCGATCCGCGAGCAGGCCCGCAAGCAGGGCATCCGGTCGGCCGACGAACTCGACCGGATGGACGACTCGGCGATCTACGATCTCACCTTCCACCCCGGCTTCTCGACGGCCGAGGAAGTGACGGGGACGAGCGGCCGCGGCGTCGGGATGGACGTCGTCCACGAGACCGTCTCGCAACTGGACGGTTCGGTCAACGTCGAGAGCGAACCCGACGAGGGGACGACCGTCTCGCTGCGGCTCCCGGTGACGATGGCGATCGTGAAGGTGCTGTTCATCCAGGTGGGCGACGAACAGTACGGGATCCCGATCAAGAACGTCGACGAGATCACCGACGCCGGGGAGGCGCGCGAGATCAACGGCAACGAGGTCATCAAACACAACGACGAGATCTACCCGATCATCCACCTCGACGAGGCCTTCGACGTCCCCGGCGAACGCACGAACGGCGACGGGATGCTGATCCGCGTCAGGGAATCTGAACGCAAAGTCGCACTCCACTGTGACGAGGTCAACAGCCAGGAGGAAGTCGTGGTCAAACCGCTGGAGGGACTGCTCTCTGGAACCCCGGGGCTCTCCGGAACTGCGGTGATCGGCGACGGGAACATCGTGCACATTCTCGACGTCGTCACACTGTGA
- a CDS encoding archaellin/type IV pilin N-terminal domain-containing protein: MFERTNDKPNERAQVGIGTLIVFIAMVLVAAIAAGVLINTAGFLQSSAEESGEQAAEQVTNRLVEVNTVGTVDTSQDPTVVTEVKITTRLAPGSSDVDLDGVTMQWVQAGGSYNLVSDQTSDINNADGVFSYDELRDNDGSVGTDSTLNNRVDRAVITIGLDGSNDNIAGQMEGGETATLTISTQSGGETTITLVVPDSLTEKSSVNL; the protein is encoded by the coding sequence ATGTTCGAACGAACCAACGACAAACCGAACGAGCGGGCCCAGGTCGGGATCGGCACACTCATCGTGTTCATCGCGATGGTGCTGGTCGCCGCGATCGCCGCGGGCGTGCTGATCAACACGGCCGGGTTCCTGCAGAGTAGTGCCGAAGAAAGTGGTGAACAGGCAGCCGAGCAGGTCACGAATCGCCTGGTCGAAGTCAACACCGTTGGCACAGTCGATACCAGCCAAGATCCGACTGTCGTCACGGAAGTCAAGATCACGACCCGACTGGCGCCAGGATCGTCCGACGTGGACCTAGATGGCGTGACGATGCAATGGGTCCAAGCAGGCGGGAGTTACAATCTGGTGTCGGACCAGACCAGCGACATCAATAACGCCGATGGGGTATTCAGTTACGATGAGCTGCGGGACAATGACGGCTCCGTCGGCACCGACAGTACGTTGAACAACCGCGTCGACCGCGCAGTCATCACTATCGGCCTCGATGGATCCAATGACAACATTGCCGGTCAGATGGAAGGTGGCGAGACCGCCACGCTGACGATCAGTACGCAGTCCGGTGGCGAGACCACCATCACGCTGGTCGTGCCGGACTCCCTGACTGAGAAGTCCTCGGTCAACCTGTAA
- a CDS encoding HEAT repeat domain-containing protein, producing MSLFELQREGDVQELIRLLRESDNEEVRMRTASMLGEFDEHADRRDVVSALVEAAETDDSGMVTAAAVDSLDELGQDAIEALIESMAGVDFEGGEADWVRAKAFVNALEADVPELRMAAANGLGQFGDTDAIEPLVGRFTDPDPRVRARAARACGSIGDPRATEPLESLLTDDAGVVRREAAEALGQIGNRQALQALLDLYDDPAERVRRIAVNAFGNFDNAAPVDALVNALGDDAATVRRTAVYSIIQLLANVPTQKSHEIRETIVDRLSETDDDSVVAPLVEILEEGTQVAQRRNTAWLLGRVVTEPDDRVLDAMIAALDDDDQMTSQFAATSLTELEDVSVERRLLDVVTDDERPTQARTQAIFALGKVGGDRSRETLDTLIDETDNEEIRKRAFSAISKLGGRL from the coding sequence ATGTCTCTGTTCGAACTCCAGCGCGAGGGCGACGTCCAGGAACTCATCAGGCTCCTCCGGGAGAGCGACAACGAGGAGGTTCGGATGCGCACCGCGTCGATGCTCGGGGAGTTCGACGAGCATGCGGATCGGCGGGATGTCGTGAGTGCACTCGTCGAGGCTGCTGAAACTGACGATTCGGGCATGGTGACTGCCGCGGCAGTCGACTCCCTCGACGAACTCGGCCAAGATGCCATCGAGGCACTCATCGAGTCGATGGCGGGGGTCGACTTCGAGGGTGGCGAAGCGGACTGGGTGCGCGCGAAGGCCTTCGTCAACGCACTCGAAGCCGACGTGCCCGAACTCCGGATGGCCGCCGCCAACGGCCTCGGGCAGTTCGGTGACACCGATGCGATCGAACCACTTGTCGGGCGGTTTACCGATCCTGATCCCCGAGTGCGTGCGCGGGCTGCCAGGGCGTGCGGGTCGATCGGCGACCCGCGGGCGACGGAGCCGCTTGAATCCCTGTTGACGGACGACGCCGGCGTCGTCCGGCGGGAAGCCGCCGAGGCACTCGGACAGATCGGGAACCGACAGGCACTCCAGGCCCTGCTCGACCTCTACGACGATCCAGCGGAGCGTGTCCGCCGGATCGCGGTCAACGCTTTCGGTAACTTCGATAACGCCGCGCCCGTCGATGCGCTGGTCAATGCACTCGGTGACGATGCGGCGACCGTTCGGCGGACGGCCGTCTATTCGATCATTCAATTGCTCGCGAACGTCCCCACACAGAAGAGTCACGAGATCCGCGAGACGATCGTCGACCGGTTGAGCGAGACTGACGACGACAGCGTCGTAGCTCCACTGGTCGAGATTTTGGAGGAGGGGACCCAGGTCGCACAGCGCCGGAACACGGCGTGGCTACTCGGCCGGGTCGTCACCGAACCTGACGATCGGGTCCTCGACGCGATGATCGCGGCGCTCGACGACGACGATCAGATGACCTCACAGTTCGCGGCGACCAGTCTGACTGAACTTGAAGACGTCAGCGTCGAGCGCCGTCTTCTCGACGTCGTCACGGACGATGAGCGCCCGACACAGGCCCGGACCCAGGCGATCTTTGCATTGGGGAAGGTCGGTGGCGACCGGTCGCGAGAGACGCTGGACACGCTGATCGACGAGACCGACAACGAAGAGATACGCAAACGCGCGTTCTCGGCCATCTCAAAGCTCGGAGGGCGACTGTGA
- a CDS encoding CheR family methyltransferase, with product MSRRSGSPRGFRSLLEYIGSELDFETDFYNDAYLDRRITARIRRTDSDDYRAYERLLKRDGDEAEALMDSLSINVTGFFRNPEAWERLRDVLRELTTDHRTVRVWSAPCADGREPYSLAMLARDDAQIDERRLDILATDINPDILAEARAGVYETSQTTDIEAELEPLSDVSPYIDRDGDTFTVRDSIREMVSFEQHDLIRGDPQGEFDLMLCRNFLIYIDSSFKEPIFETISESLRSGGYLMIGMTETIPNQCRGTFESVDKQRRIYTRV from the coding sequence ATGAGTCGCAGATCAGGGTCACCGCGTGGGTTCCGGTCGCTGCTCGAGTATATCGGGTCGGAGCTCGACTTCGAGACGGATTTCTACAACGACGCCTATCTCGACCGACGGATCACGGCCCGGATCCGCCGGACCGACAGCGATGACTACCGCGCGTACGAGCGACTGCTGAAACGCGACGGCGACGAGGCCGAGGCATTGATGGATTCCCTGTCGATCAACGTCACCGGGTTCTTCCGGAACCCGGAGGCCTGGGAACGCCTCCGTGACGTCCTCCGTGAGCTCACTACGGACCACCGGACGGTCCGGGTCTGGAGTGCCCCGTGTGCGGACGGGCGGGAGCCGTATTCCCTGGCGATGCTTGCACGGGACGACGCCCAGATCGACGAACGCCGTCTGGACATCCTCGCGACGGATATCAATCCGGATATCCTGGCCGAAGCGCGGGCGGGCGTCTACGAGACGTCACAGACGACCGACATCGAGGCCGAACTCGAACCGCTGTCGGACGTGTCGCCGTATATCGACCGCGACGGCGATACGTTCACCGTCCGGGACTCGATCCGCGAGATGGTCTCCTTCGAGCAACACGATCTCATCCGCGGGGACCCGCAGGGCGAGTTCGACCTCATGCTGTGTCGGAACTTCCTCATCTACATCGACTCGTCGTTCAAGGAACCCATCTTCGAGACGATCAGCGAGTCCCTCCGGAGCGGCGGCTATCTCATGATCGGGATGACCGAGACGATCCCGAACCAGTGTCGGGGGACGTTCGAATCGGTCGACAAACAGCGTCGCATCTACACCAGGGTGTAG
- a CDS encoding RAD55 family ATPase, with translation MVELTETGIDGLDSILNGGIVTNSTTLVVGTPGAGKSILGLQFIYNGVTQSDERGIYLSFEENREDLTAAAESIGFDRWSEFEDNGDIKVYDKRRLLQENSFTDTLDVLLDDIQDGEYDRLVLDSLAMFELFFDDDAERRTYLLKFTDILKQNGLTSLLTNEQSTVFPDNDIGLENFLTDGNIYLIQTPTESGVNRYVWVAKMRKQEIETDIFPMEIAHGGIQVHDNASAFSMMNDSESPL, from the coding sequence ATGGTAGAACTCACCGAAACTGGCATTGACGGGCTCGATTCGATTCTCAACGGCGGTATCGTGACGAACTCGACGACACTGGTCGTCGGCACACCGGGGGCCGGCAAGAGCATCCTGGGGCTGCAGTTCATCTACAACGGCGTCACGCAGTCCGACGAACGCGGCATCTACCTCTCCTTCGAGGAGAACCGCGAAGATCTGACAGCGGCGGCCGAATCGATCGGCTTCGATCGGTGGTCGGAGTTCGAAGACAACGGCGACATCAAGGTCTACGACAAGCGCCGCCTCCTCCAGGAAAACAGCTTCACGGACACCCTCGATGTCCTCCTGGATGACATCCAAGACGGCGAATACGACCGGCTCGTGTTGGACTCACTGGCCATGTTCGAGTTGTTCTTTGACGACGACGCCGAACGCCGGACGTATCTCCTCAAGTTCACGGACATCCTGAAACAGAACGGCCTGACCAGCTTGCTGACCAACGAGCAGTCCACGGTGTTTCCCGACAACGACATCGGCTTGGAGAACTTCCTGACGGACGGCAACATCTATCTGATCCAGACGCCGACCGAGTCGGGAGTCAATCGGTACGTCTGGGTGGCGAAGATGCGCAAACAGGAGATCGAGACGGACATCTTCCCGATGGAGATCGCCCACGGGGGTATTCAGGTCCACGACAATGCGAGTGCGTTCTCGATGATGAACGACTCCGAGTCGCCGCTGTGA